AGTGTTTGTCCCTAGGTGCAGCCCAGGCCCAATAGGAGTCCCTACTCCCACCTGGTTCTCTGTAAGTTTGAGCCGAGCTGCCAGCTGGgctctcttcttccccaccagaTTGTGCTGTTTTGCAAACACTTTCTCCAGCTCTTCCAGCTGCTCCAAGTTAAACATAGTTCGGACTCTCTTTTGCTGTCTCTCAGTGTCCTGTAGGTCCTCCATTGGGGCCCAGTCTGGGAAGGCCCAGAGTCCCCTGCAATGAGCCAGCTCCAACCCTAAAGAGCAACCAGCAGCAGGGGAGGTTATCCAGCAGCAGGAGAGGTTAGCCAGAAGCCGCCCGCACTCCCATCTTGGCAAAATGAGAAGGCACACACAGCTCCGCTACCTTGCCTTCCACTTGGCCAGGTAACAGTGCAAGAAGACAGTGGAAAGAGACTGTGCAGAAAtaacaggaaacaaacaaaagggAAAGAAGGGACAATGCAGTGAGACTGTCTGCCACCACTACTCTCTAGTCAAGTGGCTTCACTTCTGGCCCCTAAAAGAAGTTGCCAAACCTCCCCTCTCTTtgccttcctctcctttccttgacTGCTTCTGGCAACACCACGGAATGGGCAGCGAAGAGACCCCCAGGGGTTCACCCTTttaattcattgaacaaatataatACTTTTTGAATGTCTACTGTGTGTCATGCATGGTTTCAGGACAAAACAGAAAATCTCTGTCGTTATGGAGCTTATATCTTAGAAGTGAAGTCAGAAGaattacaagtcagaagagagggTTGAGCTGAGGATACAAATTTGGGAGTCAtcgctgagcacggtggctcatgcctgtaattccagcactttgggaggctgaagggggcagattgcttgagatcaggagttcgagaccagcctggccaacatgttgaaactccgtctctactaaaaatacaaaaattagccgggcatggtggcacatgcctgtaatcccagctactcaggaggctgaggcaggagaactgcttgagtccgggaagcagaggttgcagtgagccaagatagagcccactccactccagcctgggtgacagtgcaagactctgtctcaattaaaaaaaaaattgggagtcATCAGCTTAAATAGATGGTATGTTAAGCCATGGGAATAGATGAGACCAAGCTGTGGGCCAGTGGAGATGCATCAACCAGGAGCAGTTCCTAAGTCAAATCTTGATGGGGATGAGGGAGTGAGCCATTGGGCTCTCTGGGAGTATAGTATTCTAGGCAGAAGAATGGCAAGCGTAATGCTAAGGCCACTCAGCCTCCACTAGCCTTGGGGAGTCCTCAGGGCTGGCAGACAGACTTCCCCAACAAAGGGAGTGAGTCTGGGGCCCCAGCTGCTTAGGACTCCAACCACTGGGCCCACTAGGCTTACTCTGTGCCTGCCAAGGTAGACCAAAAGATCAGGAAAAGCCCATCAGACATACAGCCTGGTGTACCTAGTCAGCCTTGTTTCAGAATCAGAAGTTGACCTTTGGAGAAGAAAGTAGGCTGTATTGTGTGTTCCTTAAGAGCTCtagttgaggccaggcatggtggctcatacctgtaatcccagcactttgggaggccgaggcaggcggatagcctgaggtcaggaattcaagaccagcctggccaacttggtgaaaccccgtctctactaaaaatacaaaaatgagccagatgtggtggtgggcacctgtaatcccagctattcaggaggctgaggcaggagaatcacttgaacctggaaagcggaagttgcagtgagccaagattgtgccactgtactccagcctgggcaacagagtgagactctgtcttaaaaaaaaaaaaaaaaaaaaaaaaacccacaaaaaacaaaGCTCTAGTtggaatcctagctctgccaccaaTTACCAGCCAGAGGACCTTGGGAAAGTCAATGTACTTCTGtgagccttgatttcctcatatgtaaaatggtgataataatccCTACTTCCAGAGATGTCAGGATTTTAACATGGTGCTGTCTAggtgcaatggcttatgcctataatcccagcactttgagaggctgagatgggcccatcgcttgagcccaggagttcaagaccaccctgggcaacatggcaaaaccctatctctacaaaaaaatacaaaaattagtcaggtgtggtggtgcacaactgtagacccagctgcttgggaggctgaagcaggaggatcacttgagctcgggaggcagaggttgtagtgagccaagccGAGATCACTCCTTGccaatagagtaagaccctgtctcaacaacaacaattaccacaacaacaaaaacaaaaacatatgatGTGCCAGGCGCAGAGCAAGAAGAAAGTCAatgcttattataaaaattaaaacagaagtgATAATCCAATGGGGAAGAGAGGGATTATTTCCAGATCTGGGAAAAATTAAGCTGGATCCATACCTAATACCTTGcactaaaaaaaatccaaatggaggaaatatttaaatgtaaaaaggtaaacccacaaaaatttagaaaaaatgggGAAGTTATTGTATGACTTCACAGTGAGGAAGTTCTTTCCAAGTATCATATAAgatgtgaggccaggcacagtggctcatgcctgtaatcccagcagtttgggaggctgaggcaggaggatcacttgagcccaggagttcaagatcagcctgggtaacattgtgagattccatctctacaaaataaatgttttaaattagtcgaatgtggtagcgcatgcctgtggtccctgctactcaggaagctaaggagGAGTGCttaagcctggaaggttgaggctgcagtgagccatgatcgcaccactgcactccagcataagtgacagagaacctgtctcaaaaaagaaaaaagaaatgatttgtaaAAACAcatcaaacatataaaaattaaaattttttctgtgtAACAAAAGAATACCACCATAATCAAAGTCAAAAgccaataaacagaaaaaaaaattgtagtttaTTACAGTTAAAggggtaatttcttttttaattttttgagacagtgtcttgttctgttgcccaggctggagttcagtggcttgacctcggctcactgcaacctctgcctcccaggcacaagcagtcctcccacttcagcccccgccaaggtgcgcaccaccatgcccagctagtttttgtgtttttaatagagatggggttttgccatgttgcccaggctggtctcaactcctgagctgaagtgattcacctgccttggcctcccaaagtgctggggttacaggggtgagccactgcacccggccagggcTAATTTCCTCAATATTAAAGAGCATCTACAAATAGATTGCTTTAAATAACCAACTATACATATGGGCAAAATGCAAGAACAGtagttcacagaaaaagaaatacatcatgaggtcaggagatcaagaccatcctggctaacatggtgaaaccctatctctactaaaaatataaaaaattagccaggtgtggtggcatgtgcctgtagtcccagctactccggaggctgaggcaggagaatggcgtgaacccggaaggcggagcttgcagtgagctgagattgtgccatggcactccagcctaagccacagagcgagactctgcctaaaaaataaataaataaataaataaaataaaattagccgggcatggtgctggggcttgtaattccagccaccccagaggctaaggcaggagaatcacttgagcccggaagaaggttgtagtgagcagagatagcaccactgcactgcagcctgggagacagagcgagactccatctcaaaacaaaacaaaacaaaaaaactaacttGAAAATGAGACAACTGTAACATGAGGTAGTAAACTGTAATTCAGACCTCAGGTGTGTGAAGAGCTCAGAGAAAGATGGATTGGAGTGATGGGCACAGCTCCCAGATCCAGTGGTATTGAATTTAGATGGGGCTGCGAGTCCAAAGGTGAGGAAATGCAGGATTGGGGTGGGTGCCACGGAGTAGGAACCCGGCAAGATTGTGTTACAACTATCTTTGTATGGGTTGATAAGGCTTGGACTAACTTTGCTCCTGTTTTCTTCGTGGGGACTTGGGGAAGCATGAACCTGGCAACCAAAAATGGCAAAAGCACGTGTAGGTGGATGTTTAATGCTAGAGGACAAAGTTCCCTCTatacttacttttttttgttggtttgtttgtttgagacggagtctcactctgttgcctaggctggagtgcagtggcgcaatctcggctcaatgcaacctccacctcccgagttcaagtgattctcctgatttagcctcctgagtagctaggattacaagcgcgcGCCACCAGGCcctcctaattttttgtatttttagtagagatggggtttcactatgttggccaggctggtcttgaactccttacttcaagtgatccacccgccttggtctcccaaagtgctgaaattacaggcgtgagccaccgcgcccaaccttaCAGTTACTTTCTCATGAGATTTAAGTGCCTGGCCCTTAAGCACTACTTAAGAGCATTGCATGCACGCAGGCTTAGAGCGAAGTGTGGAGCCCAAATTCACAGACGTGAGCAGTGGAGGCGGTAGTGGGGTGTGCGCCTGGACCAGCTCCTAACAGCTCCTCGCTCAACAGCACCTCCCGGAGCGTCCACTTCCCGCctctcccccccccaaaaaaacaggGCTATCGGTTCGGGTCGAGAGCCGCTTTGGGAAGCGTCTCTGTCACCAAGCGCTACCCCGGGGTGTGCGAGGGAGTCAAGGGACGCGGAGACCGGGAGCAGGGCTGGGTCCCCTTGCGGCCCCAGCGCTGGCCTCCTGCCCATCGCATTCAGGCGCTGCGCCGCCCTCACACCCaccctctcccacctcagcagcgTGCGGGGGAAGCCTCGCGCCGGGGTCTTTTTCAGCAAGACTGTCGCGGTCCTCGGCTTCAACCGCAAGGTAAACGGTGACAGAGCCCCTTCCCACTGCAGCCGTGTGTGATTCTCACACTCAGTGCCCTCTCCTGCACTGAGGCGCCGGCGGTGGCGGCCTAGGCCCTCCAGCCTCCCCCCAGTCCCCCGCATGCGGGCGCCGGGAGCGCAGTACCTGTGACGCCGAAGCCCAGCAGGCCGCAGACGGGAGCCACGCGCGGCCCTGGCACAGGGTAAAGACCCACGCTCAGGTAGGCGGGCAGCCACGATGTCGGGCACGCCCAGGGCAGACCCCCGGTGGCGCACAGGGAAGCAGCGGTCCAGAAGGCCGGGTGGACGCAGGCGGAGCCCGACGGCTGGGAGGCCGCCGGCGCGCAGGGGTCGGTCCTCGCCAGGATGGCCTCGACCGAGAAGGGGGACTCGAAGCGTCCGGGAGCGCGGGGCGTGTTCGGGCCGGTAGGGGACCTGGGCGCCGGAGAGCGGCCAGAGCGCGGAGGCCGGACCCGAGAGCCCGAGGGAGCGGGCGGCGGGCTGCCTCGCGGCCTGGGGCTAGGCATGACGCGGCTGTTGCCCGGACGGACGCAAGGAAGGGAGCTCGGGAGGAGTGAGAAGATTCTGCAAAAGGCAGCGAGTAAGACTAGTTGTCTGGGAACCTCCTGGCGCTCGGCGAAGGCTCTTAAATTTGGCGGGGCGGGGCATGGGGCGGCCTCTCCCCACTGCGGTCCGGGCGGGGCCCCCAAAGCCTGTGAACGCCCGCCCTGGGCGAGGCAAGGTGGGCACAGCAACAAAGAGTgtgttccctcccttcctccgcTTTTAAAAATGTCCACCCTGGGGCGGTCATGGGGAGGACTCTGAGCTCGCTGGTGATCCTGGGCGAAACACCCAGCCACAGGGCTCCGTCTTTGTCCTTTGGTCACTGGAGAAGGGATGCCCGTTTCTCCGGGGCCCTGCAGAGGCGGAGCTGTGATCTGGAGAGCGGTAGGGCAGTGCCTGCGGTCTTGGCCTCAGCTGACCCGCGTCATCCTCGACGCAGAAGCCTCGGCCAGATTCACCTAGGACCGTGcggactttttgtttgtttgtttttaaatgtaaatattttatttataagcaCAGTGATAAGTAAATTTCCCATCTGGCCTCAGCCCTTTAGTTTCCCTGCCTTGAGATGCCCTGTGATTACCAATTTCgttctttctttaatattttttttggccaggtgcagtggctcatgcctggcaTCCCAGTACTtgtgtgggaggccaaggtgggaggtcgATTGAGCTCaggatttgatttgatttgatgtGATTTGATTTAGGGGTAAAAGATATGGCCACTATGTCTCTAACCTTGGCCTTTTAGTATATAATTCTCTGTGTTTCCATACATAATTATCAGTTTCCTGTTGTGTCATTTATTCCTTCTTCAGACTGTAAATTCCTGAGCATAAGCATTAATATCTCCAATTTACATATTAGTAAATACAGCAAGAGAGGTTAACAGAACTGCCTTGTTTCAAATCCCCTAGgtatgtggttttaatttgtatttatttccctGAAGACCGTTCATTGTGAGCATCTTTTTACATGCTTATCAGCCACTTGGATATCCTCTTTTGTGTGAAGTGCCTGTTCAACtggtttgcttatttttgtattggatcactatctttttcttattgtaagAGTTTTATGTATAGATAATTTTATAGAAGCAGATAACCTCTGTCACTCTGTGGCctgccttttcattcttttagtagtccttttttttttttttttgagatggagttgcccaggttagagtgcagtggcacaatcttggctcactgcaacctttgcctcccaggttccagggattttcctgcctcaatagctgggattacaggcatgcaccaccacgcccagctaatttttgttaagtATACCAAAAATAAAGCCAAACGAATAAcagactgtatttttatttatttattaatttatttagagatggagtttcactcttgttgcccaggctggagtgcaatggcactcggctcactgcaacctctgcctcctgggttcaagcgattctcctgccccaacctcctgagtagctgggattacaggcgcctgccaccacacccagctaattttttgtatttttagtagagatggggtttcatcatgttgtccaggctggtttgaactcctgacctcaggtgatccgcccacctccgcctcccaaagtgctgggattacaggcgtaagccactgcacccagccctataaCAGACTTTAAAAAGACCACTGAGATGGGTTAGTACCTGAACTAGGCactttataaaaggaaatatctgaaTAGCTTGAAACCATacgtggctgggcacggtggcccatgcctgtaatcccaacactttgggaggccgaggcaggcagatcacttgaggtcaggagtttgagaccagcctggccaacatggtgaaaccccatctctactaaaaatacaaaaactaactgggcattgtggtgggtgcctgtagtctcagctactcggaagctgaggcaggagaattgcttgaacctgggaggcagaggttgcagtgagccaagactgcaccactgcactccagcctgggtgaaagagcaagactctgtctcaaaaaaaaaaaagtatgaaacatACTGAACTCTAtgggtcatcagggaaatgcaaattcaaatcaCATCGTGATCCACTGTACACACACCAGAAGATGGAAAATACCAagggttggctgggcacggtggctcac
The window above is part of the Symphalangus syndactylus isolate Jambi chromosome 14, NHGRI_mSymSyn1-v2.1_pri, whole genome shotgun sequence genome. Proteins encoded here:
- the NOTO gene encoding homeobox protein notochord, which codes for MPSPRPRGSPPPAPSGSRVRPPRSGRSPAPRSPTGPNTPRAPGRFESPFSVEAILARTDPCAPAASQPSGSACVHPAFWTAASLCATGGLPWACPTSWLPAYLSVGLYPVPGPRVAPVCGLLGFGVTGLELAHCRGLWAFPDWAPMEDLQDTERQQKRVRTMFNLEQLEELEKVFAKQHNLVGKKRAQLAARLKLTENQVRVWFQNRRVKYQKQQKLRAAVTSAEAASLDEPSSSSNASIQSDDAESGVDS